The following is a genomic window from Nocardioides thalensis.
TGCTGCTGATCGTCACCGACGGTGAGCCGACGTCCCACCTCGAGCCCGACGGCGAGGTGTTCTTCAGCTATCCGCCGCACCCGCTGACGATCGCGCTCGCCGTACGCGAGCTCGACAACGCGCGCCGGCTCGGCGCGCAGACCACGTTCTTCCGCCTCGGCGAGGACCCCGGTCTGGCGCGGTTCATCGACTCGATGGCGCGCCGGGTCGACGGCTCGGTCATCGCGCCCGAGGCCGACGACCTCGGTGCCGCCGTGGTCGGGTCCTACCTGGGCTCGCGCGGTCCGCGCGGCCGCGGCGGCCCGGGCTCCTACGACGAGTGGTTCGGCGGACGCGGGTTCTGGGTCGGCTGAGCCGGACTTCGTCGCGTCGCATCACCAACGCGGCCCGTTCCCGATAGATTGCGGCGTCCGCTGCGTGATCTCGGGAGTAATCCGTTGCTTCGTCGTGCCCTCATCTCGGCTCTCGCCATCTCGGTGGCCGGCTCACTCGCACCCGTCGCACCAGCGACGGCGAAGCCCGACCGGACGCCGTCGCGCCCGGCCGCCGTACGTGCCGGTCACGTCGAGCTGACCGGCTACGCCGACCTGGTCGTGGACGACGCGAGCGGCCGGGTCTTCGTCGCGCAAGGCAGCACCCAGCTCGTTGTGGCGAGCTCCGCGCTCACCCGCGCGCGGACGATCACGCTGCCGACCCGGGCGCGGGCGATGGTGCTGGACGGCGACACGCTCTACGTCGCGGGCAACGGAGAGGCCGACGTCGTCGCGGTCGACACGGCCACCCTCGAGGTCCGGGACGTCGCGTCGTCGGTGAGCGCGTGCGCGCAGGACGTCGCTCTGGCCGCCGGGACGCTCTGGGTCGCGTCCGACTGCGAGGCCACGCCCGGCCTCACCGCCGTCGATCCCGCCACGGGCGCCACGACCGAGGTCAGCAGCAGGCGCCTCGCGCACGTCACGCGCGCGCCCGCCGGCCGACTGGTCGTGGCGGGGATCAAGGGCGACCCCGCTCTCGAGCTGCTGGAGATCGGGGACGGACCCGCACCGGCCGTCACGACGATCGCGACCCACGCCCGGCCGTTCGGCGAGGTCGTCGACATGGCCGTCGTCCCCGGCGAGGAGCGGATCTGGGTCGCGCTCGCCAACCACGACGTCGGGTGGTACGACCTGGGCACGCTGGACGACCTGGACTACCGATCCGCCTACGGGACGCCGTCCGTGGCGTCCCGCGCCGACGGCCTCGTGGCAGTCGCTGGGGGCAGGGCCGTGAGCTTCTACGAGCCGGACGGGCGCTGGTACGGCGACGTGACGGCCGCGCGGGCCGGTGAGATCTTCCCTGCGGGCCTGGCGTTCGGGGGCGTGCACGCGTACGTCGCGGTCGATCCGCCCCGTGCCGCGAGGGCGCCGTACCTCGTCCGGGTCCGGGCGGGGCGGGAGAGCCGCATCGTGAAGGGGCCGTTCCGGAGCCGGAGCGTCGACGCGGGCACGGACATCCGCTTCAGCGGGAGGCTGGTCGCCGACTCGTCCAGCCGGGAGGTGCTCGTCTACCGGCGTACCAGGACCAGCCAGGACCAGCTCCTCAGGACCCTCACCGTCGGGCCCGACGGTCGCTTCTCCGGCACCGTCCGCGCGACCCAGACGATGCAGATCCACGTGGTCTTCAAGGGCGACGCCGACACGCTGCCGTCGTCGGCGACCTACGGCAGGATCTCGGTGGATCCGCGGGTCCGGTCCGGCCTCCGCGGGGAGGTCCGGGTCGAGCGCGGGGTGGCGGTCTACCGGTCGGACGCACGCGTGGTGCTCGCGGGAACCGTCCGCCCGGCGGCGCCGGGTGCGTGCGTCAAGGTGATCCTGTGGGTGCGACGCGAGGGCAGGTGGCGCATCGCCGGTGACGTGTGCGCCCGCCAGAGCGGGCCCGGGCGCTTCCGGGTCATCTTCCCGGGAGACGCCTCCTACGTCGGGCGCACCTGGAGCCTGCAGGCCACGGTGCGGGCGAACGCCTACTACAACGACGGCGAGGACGACCGGAAGGTCTTCCGGTTCATCAAGTAGCCCCTCGTCCGAGCGGGCGCAGACCGCCGTGCGGCCCTCCGGGGAGTGGGAAGTATCCCGGCGGACCGCACGGCAGCGGCTTCGATGAGCCCTCCGCGGTCGGGCGTCGGACGCGGCGTGGGGAGCCGTTCTTCGTCGTCACCCGACGGGGATGACTTTGGTGGTCGCGGTCACACCCGTGCAGTTTCTTTCAACTAGCCGATGGTCAAGCATCAAGAGGCCGTAGCGTCTTAGGCGTGAGCACGCACCGTGACCCCGTCTCCCGGCCGCTCTGGATGACCGCGTTCCTGGACTTCGCGCCCGGGCACCTCGCGGAGGGCGCCTCGTTCTGGTCGGCGCTCACCGGCTACGGGCTGAGCCCGGTGCGGGGCACGGCGGGGGAGTTCGCGACCCTCGAGCCGCCGGAGGGCGACGCGTTCCTCCGCGTCCAGCGGCTGCGCCTGGGCAACGACCGCATCCACCTCGACCTCCACGTCGCCGACCTGCGCGCCGCCGCCGCCCACGCGGTCACGCTCGGCGCGAGCGAGGTCGCCGACCACGCGGAGGACGGGTACGTCGTGCTCACCTCGCCCGGAGGCTTCGAGCTCTGCTTCGTCGGCAACGGCGAGTCGGCCCGCCCGCGTGCGACCGCCTGGCCCACCGGGCACGAGTCGCTCCTCGACCAGGTGTGCATCGACGTACCCCACGACCGCTTCGACACCGAGCGCGCGTTCTGGGCGGCGCTGACCGGATGGCCCGAGCGCGCGTCCGCGGTGTCGACGGACTTCTGCTCATTGGAGCGCCCCGACGGCTTCCCGCTGCGGCTGCTGTTCCAGCGGCTCGGCGCCGACGACGCCGGCGACCGCACCCGGGCCCACCTCGACTGGGCGACGACTGATCGGGCCGCCGAGACCGAGCGTCACGTCGCGCTCGGTGCCGAGGTGCGTGACGTCCGCCAGGTGTGGACCGTGCTCAGCGACCCGTTCGGCCGGGCCTACTGCATCACCGACCGCCACCCGGTGACCGGACAGCTCACCTGAGCGCTCAGGCCGGAGCGCTCGGCGCGAAGCCGGGGAGGAACTCCTCCATCAGCGCGCGGAACGGCGCCTCGGCCTCGAGCTGGCTCATCACGCCCACGCCGCCCACCGTGGTGCGGTGGATGAGGAGGTACGACGGCGGCAGGTTGAGCTTGATCGTGACCGTGTAGGCGGGGTCCTTCGGGTTGTTGAGCCGCTGGAACTGCTCGCGCATCCACTCGCGGGAGAACCGGAAGCGCTCGACCCTGGTCGGCTCGGCGAACGGCCCGAGGTAGTCCATCACCTGCTCGGGATCGATCCGGATCCGGTCCTTCACGAAGCCCTCGGCCCGCAGGCCCTCCATCACCGCGTCGGCGTCGCCGTCGGCACAGAGCCGGACGATCCGGCCGAGCGGCGCGGGCAGGCCGCGCTCGGGCAGCCGCGCGATCGCGCCGTAGTCGAGCACGCCGAGTCGGCCGGGGCTGCCGTCGTCGTTGGGGATCACGCGGTAGTTGCCGGGGTGCGGATCGGCGTGGAGCAGGCCGGTGCGAGACGGGCCGGAGAAGAGGAACCGCGCGAACAGCTCGCCGTAGTGGTCGCGCTCCTCGCGCGTGCCGTCGGCGATGACGGTGGCCAGCGAGCCGGCGGAGTCGAGCCACTCGGTGACCAGCACCCTTCTGCCGACGTCGACGACGTCGGGCACGACGATGTCGGGGTCGTCGCGGAAGGTGGCGGCGAACTCCCGCTGCGCCTCGGCCTCGAGCAGGTAGTCGAGCTCCTCCACCGCGCGGGCCTGTATCTCCTCGACCAGCGGCTTCATGTCGACCCCGGGGATCAGGGGGCCGATCGCGCGGGCCGCGCGGGCGAGCGTCTTGAGGTCGGACTCGAGCGCCGCGCCGGCGTCCGGATACTGCACCTTCACGGCGACGTCGCGGCCGTCGTACCACCGACCGCGGTGGACCTGGCCGATCGACGCGGCCGCGGTCGGCGCGCCGTCGAGCCAGACAAGCTGGTCGCGCCAGTCGTCGCCGAGGTCCTCGGCGAGCACGTCGCGCACGGTCTGCGTGGGCATCGGCGGCGCGGAGTCCTGGAGCTTGGTCAGCTGCTCGCGGTACGGCGCCGCCATCTCCTCCGGGAGCGCGGCCTCGAGCACCGACAGCGCCTGCCCGAACTTCATCGCGCCGCCCTTGAGCTCACCGAGCGTGCGGAAGAGCTGCTCCGCGGTGCGCTGCTGGACCTCCGACATCACCGCCTCGGCCGGCGCCCCGCCGAGCCGCTTGCCGAACCCGACCGCGGTCCGGCCGGCGTAGCCCAAGGGAAGAGCCGCCAGCCGGGCCGTGCGTGCCGCAGCCTTGCGGGGGAGATCCGCCATGGGCACATTGTCCCGGGTCGATGGTGACCGCACAGTGAATGTCAGCGGTAGGTGTCGATCCGTGGCGGAGGTCGTAGGAGCCAGAGTGGTCTATAGGTCACTCTCACTCCTACGACCTGCCGCCTGTGGAGGGCCGGCACGCGAGCGGCCGGTGTGATCCATCCTGTTGGCATGGCTCGGGCGGACTGGAACGCGTTGGCGACGGCTCAGTGCGGCCTGATCACGCGCGCTCAGCTGGCGGAGCTGGGCATCGACCGCTGGGCGATCCGGCATCGCATCGCGACGGGACGTTGGGTCGAGCTCACGCCGGTGGTCATCGGAACCACGACGGGTCCGCTGACCCGCGAGCAGCTGATGTGGCTCGGCGTGCTCCACGCCGGTCGCGACGCCGTGGTCGGCGAGCTCACGGCCGCCGAGGTCGCGGGCCTTCGCAACTGGCACCGCGACCACGTCTCCGTGTTGATCGACAAGGACGCGAAGGTGGGCGCGGGCTACGAAGGAGTCGAGTTCGTGAAGACGCGGCGGCCGCTGCCCGCGCTCCGACGCCCGTGGGGCGGGCTCCCTGTGTGCCGGCTCGAGCCCGCCGTCCTGCTCTTCGCCTCGCGCCAGCGGTCGGTCCGGACCGCGGAGGGCGTGCTCGCGGCGGTGGTTCAGCAACGGTTGACGACGCCCGAGGACTTGCTGGCTTGGTTGGAGCGGTTGCAGCCGATCAAGGGAGCGGCGAGGTTCCGCCTGTCGTTGACCGACATCGCGGGCGGCGCGCAGTCCGTCGGTGAGATCGACGTCCGCCGGATGTGCCGGGAGTTCGGCCTCCGGCTGCCCGACCGACAGGTCCGCCGGCGTGACGCGTCAGGCCGACTGCGGTTCACCGACTGCGAGTGGCGGCTGGAGGACGGGCGCGTCCTCGTGCTGGAGGTCGATGGCGGCTTCCACATGGAGGTCGAGCACTGGGAGGACGATCTTGCGCGCCAGCGGGCGCTCACGGCGCCCGACCGCTTGGTCGTCCGCTGCACGACGCGTGAGCTTCGCGACCAGCCGGACGTCGTCGCCCGCGATCTGCGCCTCCTCGGCGTCCCCGCCGCCTGAGTCGTAGGAGTCAGAGTGGTCTATAGGTCACTCTCACTCCTACGACCTCACGCGGGGAAGGGGATCCCCGTGTTGGCGTGGCAGCGATAGCCGTTGGGCACCTTGTGGAGGTACTGCTGGTGCACCGGCTCCGCGTAGTAGTACTCGCCCGCCGGCTCGATCTCGGTGGTGATCTCGCCGTAGCCGCGCCGACTGATCTCGTCGCCGTAGATCTTGGTGAGCTCGCGCGCGGCCTGCTCCTGCTCGGGCGTCGTGTAGTAGATCGCGGAGCGATACTGCGTGCCGATGTCGTTGCCCTGACGCATGCCCTGGGTCGGGTCGTGGACCTCGAAGAACTTCTTCACCAGGTCGGCGTAGGACACCTGGGCCGGGTCGAACACGATGCGCACGGCCTCGGTGTGGCCGGTGCGACCGGTGCAGACCTCCTCGTAGGTCGGGTTCGGCGAGATGCCACCCGCGTAGCCCACCGAGGTAGACCAGACGCCGGGCGTCTGCCAGTAGATCTCTTCGGCGCCCCAGAAGCAGCCGAGACCGAAGACGGCGACCTCCATGCCGTCGGGGACCTCGTCGGTCACGAGGGGGGTGCCGAGCACCTCGTGGCGCTCGGGCAGGGGGAAGGCGGGAGCGGCGCGGCCGGGCAGGGCGTGCTCGGCGTCGACCATCTCGGTCTTGCGGCTGGCGAACATGCCTCCATTGTCTCCGGGTGCGCAAGGTGTCGGAGGTTTCGAGGCTCCTCGCTGCGCTCGTCGCACCTCAACCACCGACGCGGGCGGGGCGTGAGTAGGGTCGGAAGGGTGAGCCAGGAGCGACAGCACAAGACCGGCTTCGAGACCCGCGCCATCCATGCGGGCTACGACCCGGATCCCACCACCGGCGCGGTGATCCCGCCCATCTACGCGACCTCGACCTACAAGCAGGACGGCGTCGGCGGGCTGCGCGGCGGCTACGAGTACAGCCGCAGCGCCAACCCGACGCGCACCGCGCTCGAGGGCGCGCTCGCGGCCCTGGAGGAGGGGGAGCGCGGCTTCGCGTTCGCCTCCGGCCTGGCCGCTGAGGACACGCTGGTCCGCGCGCTGTGCCGGCCGGGCGACCACGTGGTGATCCCCGACGACGCCTACGGCGGCACCTTCCGGCTCTTCGACAAGGTCGAGCAGGCCTGGGGCCTCGCCCACAGCCCGGCGCCGGTCGACGACGTCGACGCGGTGCGCGCCGCGATCCGTCCCGGCCAGACCAAGCTCGTGTGGCTCGAGACGCCCACCAACCCGCTGCTCAACATCGGCGACATCGAGGCGCTGGCGGGGGTCGCCCACGACGCGGGCGCCCTGCTGGTCGTCGACAACACGTTCGCGTCGCCGTACCTCCAGCAGCCGCTGACGCTCGGCGTCGACGTCGTGGTCCACTCGACCACCAAGTACGTCGGCGGGCATTCCGACGTGGTGGGCGGCGCGCTCGTCGTGCGCGACCTCGAGGTCGCCGACAAGGTCGGCTTCCACCAGAACGCGATGGGCGCGGTGCCCGGCCCGTTCGACAGCTTCCTCACCCACCGCGGCATCAAGACGCTCGGCGTGCGGATGGACCGCCACTGCGACAACGCCGAGAAGGTCGTCGACTTCCTGACGTCGCACCCGGCCGTCGGCACCGTGATCTACCCCGGACTGGAGTCGCACCCCGGCCACGAGGTCGCGCAGCGCCAGATGAAGCGATTCGGCGGGATGATCTCGTTCCGCTGCACCGGCGGCGAGGACGCCGCGCTCAAGGTGTGCGAGCGGGCCGAGGTGTTCACGCTCGGTGAGTCGCTCGGCGGCGTGGAGTCGCTGATCGAGCACCCGGGCCGGATGACGCACGCCAGCGTCGCGGGCACCGACCTCGAGGTGCCGGCCGACCTGGTCCGGCTCAGCGTCGGCATCGAGACCGCCGACGACCTGATCGCCGACCTGGCCAACGCGCTCGGGTGAGGCACGACCACCGGTCGGCCACTAGCCTGCGTGCATGACCCCCGAGGACCCGCCGCCGGTCGAGCCGGAGGCCGAGCCGGCGGCCGAGGAGTCCCACCACGCCCGACGGTGGCGCCGCGACAGCGAGGAGAGCCTGATTCACCGGTTCGTCCAGGTGCTGGCCGACGCCCGTGAGGAGCGCCGGGCGGAGCCGGGGCCGATCGCGACCGGGCCGTCCAAGGTGGGCCGCGCCGACGTACCGGTGGGACTCGACCTGGCCGCTGCGTGGGGGTGGCGCCTGCTGGTGATCGCGGGCGCGTCGTACCTGCTGATGTGGCTGGTCGGCTACTTCGCGGTCGTCACGATCCCGCTCGCGGTGGCGCTGCTCGTGAGCGCGCTTGCCGCGCCGTTCGTGGCGGGCGTGCAGCGGATCGGCGTCCCGCGCGGGCTGGCCGCGTTGCTCGTGGTGCTCAGCGGCTTCGCCGTGGTGGGGGCGCTGCTGACGTTCGCCGGGCAGCAGGTCGCGAGCGGCGCCGAGGACCTCGCCAACTCGACGGTGCAGGGGCTCGACGAGATCCGCGAGTGGCTGCGCGACGGCCCGCTCAACGCGAGCGACTCGCAGATCAACGACGCCATCGAGCGCGCTCAGGAGATGATCACCGAGCAGACGCAGGACGGTGAGGTCGTCAGCCGCGTGACCGAGTTCGGTACGGCGATCGGGCACGTCGTCGCCGGGTTCTTCATCGCCCTGTTCGCGACGTACTTCTTCCTCGCCGACGGCGACCGGATCTGGGGCTGGCTGGTGCGGCTCGCGCCGCGCGCCGCCCGCGAGCGGGTCGACAGCTCCGGACGGGTCGCGTGGGTCTCGCTGGTCCAGTTCGTGCGCGCGACGGTGATCGTCGCGATGGTCGACGCGGTCGGGGTGATGATCGGTGCCGCGATCCTCGACGTGCCGTTCGTGCTGGCGATCGGCGTGCTTGTGTTCCTGGGCGCGTTCATCCCGCTGATCGGTGCGACGATCGCGGGCATCGTCGCCGTGCTGGTCGCGCTCGTCGACCAGGGCCCGGTCACCGCGCTGATCATGCTGGCCGTGCTGATCGGCGTGCAGCAGCTCGAGGGCCACATCCTCCAGCCGTTCCTACTGGGGCGCTGGGTCCGGCTCCACCCGCTCGGCGTGATCGTCGCCCTGGCCGGCGGCGTGCTCGTCGCCGGCATCGTCGGCGCGCTGGTGGCGGTGCCGCTGGCCGCCGCCGCCAACGCCGTCGTGCTGCACCTCGCGGAGCTGTCGAGCTCCGTCACCGAGCCGACCGTCGACGAGGACGACGACGGCATCCCCGACGAGGCCGAGCAGGGGCTGGAGCCCCCCGGCGCAGAGGAGGTCACCTCGTGACGATCGGCCTGCCCGAGATCGAGTCCGTCCGCGGGCTGGTCGACGCCGTCGCCGTACGGACGCCGCTGGTGGAGTCGCGCTGGCTCAGCTCGGAACTGGACCTCCCGGTGTGGCTGAAGTGCGAGAACCTCCAGCGCACCGGGTCGTTCAAGGCGCGCGGCGCCGCGGTGCGGATCGCGCGGCTCACCGAGGAGGAGCGGTCACGCGGCGTCGTGGCCGCGTCCGCCGGCAACCACGCGCAGGGCGTGGCGCTCGCCGCGCAGCAGGCCGGCATCGCGGCCACCATCTTCATGCCCGACGGCGCGCCGATCCCCAAGGAGCGCGCCACCCGGGGGTACGGCGCCGAGGTCGTCTTCCACGGACGGACCCTCGAGGACGCACTCGGCGCCGCCCGCCAGCACGCCGACGAGACCGGCGCCGTGTTCGTGCACCCCTTCGACCACCCCGACATCGTCGCGGGGCAGGGCACCGCCGGCCTCGAGATCATCGAGGACCTGCCGGACGCCGCGACCGTGGTCGTGCCGACCGGTGGCGGCGGCCTGCTCGCGGGCGTCGCTCTCGCGGTGAAGGAGCGCCGGCCGGGGACGCGGGTGGTGGGGGTGCAGGCGGCCGCGGCCGCGGCGTTCCCGCCGTCGATGGCCGCGGGCCACCCGATCCGGCTGCCGGAGATGTCGACGATGGCCGACGGCATCGCGGTCGGTCAGCCGGGGGACCTGACGTTCCAGCTGGTGCGCGACCACGTCGACGAGATCCACACCGTCTCCGAGGAGTCGCTGTCGCGGGCGATCGTCGGCCTGGTCGAGCGGGAGAAGCTCGTCGTTGAGCCGGCGGGTGCGGCCGGGGTCGCGCTGCTGCGTGACGTCGTGCTGGGCGAGGCGACGTGCGAGCTGCCGGGGCCCGTCGTCGTGATGCTGTCGGGAGGCAACGTCGACCCGCTGCTGCTGGGCAAGGTGATCCAGCACGGTCTCAGCGCGGCGCGGCGCTACCTGCGGCTCGAGGTCACCCTGCGTGACTCACCCGGGGGCCTGGCCGAGCTGCTCGCCGAGGTGGGTGCGGCGGGGGCCAACGTCATCGAGGTCATGCACGAGCGGGTGTCGCCGACGCTGCGGCTGGGTGAGGTGGACGTGCATCTGCAGCTGGAGACGCGGGGGGAGCCGCACACGGAGGCGGTGTTGGCGCGGTTGCGGGAGTGTGGGTACACGGTGGTCGAGCGGGGGTAAGTGTCGCCGGCATCCTGTCGGACCGGCGACACCCGGCTACGCCGTGCGCGGCCTGCCGTGGCACCCGGCTGCGCCGGGCGGTGCCGTTCCGGCTTGCTCGCTCCGCCGCGCTGCGGCGCTCTGTGGTTGCGCGCCGCTGGGCGCGGGGCGCCGGCGCGTCGTCGCGAAATCGCCGGCACGTCACCGCCCGGCTCCGCCCTGTGTCACGGAGCCCGCGCACTCCGCCGGGTGGCGCCGGTCGCGAGCGCTGGCTGGGGGTCAGCCGGTGTAGGGCTTGGCGTCGAGGATGACGACAGTCTGGGGCTTGCCGTTGACCTCGTAGGTGACGGTCTCGCCGCGCTTGTGGCCGTTGATGGCGGCGCCGAGGGGGGCCTGGGGGGTGTAGACCTTCAGGCCCTCGGGCTCGACCTCGCGGGCGCCGAGGAGGAGGAAGGTCTCGGCCTCGTCGTCGTCGTCGCCCTCGAACTTGAAGGTGACGACCATGCCGGGCTCGACGACGCCGTCGTCCGGGGGCGTCTCGCCGACCTCGGCGCGGCGCAGCATGTCCTTGAGCTGGTCGATGCGGCCCTTGATGCGGCCCTGCTCGTCGCGGGCGGCGTGGTAGCCGCCGTTCTCCTTGAGGTCGCCCTCGTCGCGGGCGGCGCTGATGCGCGCGATGATCTCGGCCATCTGCGGACCCTCGAGGTCGGCGAGCTCAGCCTGGAGCTTGTCGTACGCGTCCTGGGTGAGCCAGATCGTGTCCTGGTTCGTTCCGGTCTGCGTCATCGCAACTACTCCTACCTAGCTTCAGACGGGCCCGAGACGGCCTGTCGACGGGGGTACTAGCAAATCGACCGCCCGGGGGAGTGACCCCAAGGCGGCAGACAGGCAAGTCTAACAATCTTGTGACCGGGAGGTGGATTCTTCGGGTTTTCGCAGGTCAGGCCGGGGTCACCGGGGTCGCGGCTGGCCCTCGGTGGTGCATCCGACGAGCTCGACGGCGGTGGGCCGGCGCTCGGTGTTGATGCTGACCTCGTGGTCGGGACCCTCGCCCTCCACGGGGGTGAAGGAGACCTCGCCGACGATGGCCTTGTCCTCCGAGATCGCGCGCACGGTGCAGTCGGCGTCGACCCAGCCGTCGCCGTAGGTCACCCGGACCACGGCGGTCGTCTCGTGGTCGTCGACCTGGTCCCAGGTGAGCAGCTCCGACGACACGGCGGGGTCGGCGTGGAAGAGGGCGGTCCAGGCGAGCCAGCCGCCGAACAGCACGGCCACGACGACGGCCGCTCCGACGACGATCCTGCGCCGCACCGGCGACGGGGCGCCGTACCGCTGGGAATCGGTCGATGCGCTCACCGGTTCATGCTCCCATGGCGCATCTCAATAGACTCCCGGGCATGCCCACGAGCCGCGCCGGCCTGCGCCTCATGCACGTCCACGCCCACCCCGACGACGAGTCGAGCAAGGGTGCGGCATCGACGGCGAAGTACGTCGCCGAGGGCGTCGACGTCCACGTCGTGACGTGCACCGGCGGCGAGCGCGGCTCGATCCTGAACCCGAAGATGGACCGGCCCGGCATCCTTGAGAACATCCACGAGATCCGGCGCCAGGAGATGGAGCGCGCGCGCGACATCCTCGGCGTCACGCAGGACTGGCTCGGCTTCGTCGACTCCGGCTGGCCGGAGCCCGACGAGGAGGGCAACAAGCCGCCGCTGCCCGAGGGCTGCTTCGCGCTGGTGCCGCTGGAGGAGGCGGCCGCGCCGCTGATCCGGCTGGTGCGCAGCTTCAAGCCCCACGTGATGACGACGTACGACGAGCGCGGCGGCTATCCGCACCCCGACCACATCATGTGCCACCAGGTGTCGGTCTACGCGTTCGAGAAGGCGTCGGACCCGACGTACGCCCCGGAGCTGGGGGAGGCGTGGCAGGTCAGCAAGCTCTACTACCACCACAGCTGGAGCTACGAGAAGATCACCGCGCTCCACGAGGCGATGCTCGAGCACGAGCTGGAGTCGCCGTACACCGAGCGGCTCAAGGAGTGGAAGCGCGAGCCCGACTGGGAGAAGCGGGTGACCACGAAGGTGCCGTGCGCCGAGTACTTCGGCGTGCGCGACCAGGCCCTGCTCGCGCACGCGACGCAGATCGACCCGGACGGGTTCTGGTTCCAGATCCCGCGCGAGCTCCAGCAGAAGGTGTGGCCCACCGAGGACTACGAGCTGGTGACCAGCCACGTGGAGAGCACACTGCCCGAGGACGACCTCTTCGCCGGCATCACGGCCGAGGTGGGAGACTGA
Proteins encoded in this region:
- the mca gene encoding mycothiol conjugate amidase Mca; this encodes MPTSRAGLRLMHVHAHPDDESSKGAASTAKYVAEGVDVHVVTCTGGERGSILNPKMDRPGILENIHEIRRQEMERARDILGVTQDWLGFVDSGWPEPDEEGNKPPLPEGCFALVPLEEAAAPLIRLVRSFKPHVMTTYDERGGYPHPDHIMCHQVSVYAFEKASDPTYAPELGEAWQVSKLYYHHSWSYEKITALHEAMLEHELESPYTERLKEWKREPDWEKRVTTKVPCAEYFGVRDQALLAHATQIDPDGFWFQIPRELQQKVWPTEDYELVTSHVESTLPEDDLFAGITAEVGD